TCTGATCAGACAAGCTTTGACAGAGTTAAGGTAAcaatactccagacatataaaacacagcgctggCGCTGGGTCAGGAGGTAAAGAGTTAAAGGGTAACAAAATTCTGTGACTAGGGTGAGGAAATTTATCTTGCTGAATGTCTTAAAATTAGACATAGATATCTAAATTAGTGCATGATACTAAACAGGTACATTTGGATGCACTGGCAAACATTGCAACTTTCTTACAAGCAAATCAGTCCTTCATTTTTTACGGTTTTGCTATTTTGTCTTTCCAGACTTAtcagatgaaaatgaaatagccttgctaagatttgagtttttgcagtttgTTTAGTTCCCTATAAATAAAAGGTGAATGCACATGTGAACTTTGAAAAAGTCAACACGATGTCATGAAATGATCTTGTACTTCTAGTTCTAGAAGTTTTAGACCCTTACCTCCATTGGTGTACCCCTCCTGCAAAAGATGCGCCAGTTCTAACTGCTCCAGTTGCTCCTGAAGCTCTGtgcgtgagtgtgtgtgagcgGGCAGGACGCCCGTCTGCTGTATAAACTGCTGCAGGTTACACTGCCTCAGCTCTTTATTTaactcctccagctcctcctgtttggcctgaaagtgaaaaaaagacatgGATCAGTGAAGAAGACAGTCAGCTCTGACTCACTGAACACTGACaccattttgtcttttaataagtaggtaaaatatgaaatatggcaAGTCAAACATACAAGTAGGTCAGTAGATATAGCTCTGTTATCACAATTACAACtataatactactactactactactactactccTGCTACTACAACTAAGATAATAATAacttatgataataataatgaaataagaaATACATTAATCTGTTATATTCCAATGCAAGACTGCCATTTTTGCTGGTAAGTTCCATAACAACTCTAAAAGGAGAACATCTTTTCATCACCAGGGGGCAGCAGAGTCTACATATCCCTCCTCAAGTTATTGACAGAAACTCCAACCTATCAGCCATCATGAAACTGTCTAGGTACCATAAATCATCAAAGTCAAAGTCACTACCATGAGCATTTttcaaattccatcagattccAGCAGCATGACTCGTATATACTAATGAATACCTACAGTGCTCATTTGATGCTGCATTCAGTTGTCTTAATTAACCAAACACCAACGGGGAAGCAAAGATGACTTGTTTTAATGATACTTTCAAAAACATAGAGTTCAGAGATCCTCCATTGCATCACCTTTGTGCCCACAGATTAAACTGGGATGCAAACAAACAAGTGAGTCAATCAGTCTTAATCGACCACCCGTTTGTGCTAAATCAATGTGTCTACACACCATTAcaggaagcagcagcagcacactcTAACAACCTCAGAGCTGTTGTGTGTGTTTACGTTTAATTGATGTTGGACTGAGGCAGCCTGCCGAGGCAGTTCACACCTGCAGGTCTGCCTCCATTAGCCTAATGACAGGAGTGCTGTGCTCATCAGCAATAACACTTAAACACTCTGCAGGCTGGAACAACTGTTGACTGACACGTCCAGACATTCACACCTTTACATCGCTATGCATTAGGCTTTATTATACTCTGTTATGTTACCAGTGCTCGCACGTCGTTTCTAGGAAATAAGAACTTCTTGCTCCTGCTTGTGAGGCAAAATGCCTCTGCGGTTAACTTTCTTTGTAAATGCTTTTATAACTGTTGGCTGCATGCTATAACAGAGTGGTACACAATATACCACACCGTCCCCTTCTGTTCCATCAACAGGGCACTAAATTTGTCCAGTTCACCACCAGAGTCTCACACATCCCCACAGGGAACACTGACTGATGACTCCAATGAGCTTATTGTTACTGTTAATTAGTTTTGCAGCCAGTTTTCTATTTATTACTCAGAGCAAAAATAGGGAAGAGACACAATAGGCTCTCAGTGTAGATAGTCTTCCCTAATGAAGACATGGAAACACTCTATTTCTCTCTGACAAAACATCTTCTACCATCTTAcaataaaaaaggaatttaatTTTCTTCACTTCCCCGCCTGGAACTACTTTGAATGAGCCCAACCAAGTGGATACAAGAGTCTCGGATAATGAGGAAACTTGAGTTTCATTTAAAACTGGGTTAGGCTTTTTATTGATATAGTCACCTCTATGACAACCAcccaatgtaaacaaacaataacataATAAACTATCATAAGTCCAGGCAGAGTACATGCAATAAAGAAGGCTTTAGTTCTACAAATCAATCTCctttaatctctttttttgCATACACAGGATACAAGAATATGAAGATACTGGCAATGGTATGAAAAACACCAATAGTAACCACGTGCTCAGAATTGGCATACAAGACAGCTACCAAGAGCTGTCAAGCAAGTTTGGCTAGACTGTAAATTCATACAATAAAACATCTTAAGACAAGCAGGATGTGAGTATACAGCGTTCATGTCTAATTATTCATGAGTTAATATGTCACAGTAAATCATGTTTCCTTTGGAACAGTactctttttttgctttaatgagTGATATTTTTGCTGCAGTGTACAGGAAGGAGAGGGAAACAGTCTCACAGTGTAATTAGAAGGCAGTCTGTGCTACATACATGGGCTGACGTGGATTTAAAGCCCTTTCTCCAGAACCGTGACCTCTCTCCTTACCTGCAGCAGAGACTCTGCCTTCCCCAGAGCCTTGTCAGTCTCAGATAGCTGCTCCTCCAGCCCTGTCCCATGATGCTCCTGGTTCTGGAGCTCCGCCTTCAATGCATCGAGGGACTCCTCCGGTCTGCTGGCTTTCCCTTCGGCTTGGCTCTCCCTCTGGATCTCTTGTTCCAGCTGAGTGGAACGAACAGAGAACTCGTGGAGCCTTCGCCCGCAGTCGTCTAGCTGCGCATGGAGCTCCCCGAGCGTTCTTCTCATCCCTTGCTCCCTTTCCACCTCCGCCTGAAGCTGCTCCTCCCAATACTGCTCATGTGCAAGCTCGGCCTGGTTCCTGCGCAGCGCCAGCTCCAAAGCATTCATCTCTTCTTGCAAGCGGGCATCAGAGACAGGTGAGGGACATGGTGACGGGTAGGAACGCTCCCAGGAATGTGACTCCCTCTCCAGGGCTTCTAACTGGGCCTCAAAGGCCCTCAGTCTTTCCTGCTGCTGAAGAACCTTCCTAAAGACCTCCTCTTTCGATGGGCCTATAGGTGGGGAGGGGGAGGGCGATGGCACATGAGAGGAAACAGGACTGGGGGAAGGAGAGGGGGAGGCTCTTTGCTCTGGAGAGTCCCGAGGAGATCTCTTAAACTGTTTGGCTTTGGTTCTAGGAGAGGTGGATGGCCCAAGGTTGAAGGTGAGTGCTTTCTTAGGCTGACTGCGTTTCGAAGGTTCTGGCTCAGGGTGCTTTGGGAGGGGGAGGGGGCTGGGTCTGTCTTGTTTAGGGCCAGGTGAGTCACTGCTGCTTGGGCCAGTTCGCCGCAGGAAGAACTGAACCTCACTGCCATGTTGGCCCAACTTAGCAAGAGACTCCAGAGGCTTCTCTGTGGCCAGCAGCTGCCTCTCTGTGTCCCTGAGGCGCTGGATCAGGACATAACGACCTGTCTGACCTGTGGatagacagagacagagaatgaGTGCA
The sequence above is a segment of the Cheilinus undulatus linkage group 9, ASM1832078v1, whole genome shotgun sequence genome. Coding sequences within it:
- the rassf7a gene encoding ras association domain-containing protein 7 — encoded protein: MELKVWVDGVVRVVCGLSEETSCQDVVIALAQAIGQTGRYVLIQRLRDTERQLLATEKPLESLAKLGQHGSEVQFFLRRTGPSSSDSPGPKQDRPSPLPLPKHPEPEPSKRSQPKKALTFNLGPSTSPRTKAKQFKRSPRDSPEQRASPSPSPSPVSSHVPSPSPSPPIGPSKEEVFRKVLQQQERLRAFEAQLEALERESHSWERSYPSPCPSPVSDARLQEEMNALELALRRNQAELAHEQYWEEQLQAEVEREQGMRRTLGELHAQLDDCGRRLHEFSVRSTQLEQEIQRESQAEGKASRPEESLDALKAELQNQEHHGTGLEEQLSETDKALGKAESLLQAKQEELEELNKELRQCNLQQFIQQTGVLPAHTHSRTELQEQLEQLELAHLLQEGYTNGGHIVPQVDSPPRPTAKQFLGHPRNLQNPLVSSLNPEVLTSRESSWR